The genomic window CTCGACCGCCGCGGCCGCCTGCTGTGGTCCATGCCGAAGGGCCACGTGGAGCCCGGGGAGCCGCGGCACACCACCGCCGAGCGCGAAGTTTGGGAGGAAACCGGCGTGCGCGGCGAGGTCTTCGCCGATCTAGGCACTATTGATTATTGGTTCGTCTCCGACGGGGTGCGCATCCACAAGACGGTGCACCACCACCTGCTGCGCTTCGCCGACGGCATCCTCAACGACGAGGACCCAGAGGTCACCGAGGTGGCATGGATCCCCGTCTCCGAACTCATCGAGCATTTGGCCTACGCGGACGAGCGCAAGCTGGCCCGCATTGCCCACGACATCCTGCCGGACATGGCCCGTCAGGAGGCAGCTGCCGGGAAGGCCACGCCGCGGTGATGGGACGCCGACTCCGCCGCCTGACCGTCGGTACGACCGCCTGCCTGGCCGTGGCGCTCGGAATCAGCATCGGCGGCCCGGCGGCCACCCCCGACGCGACCGCGCAGGACGCTGAATCCGCCGCCTGGGGCCAGGCGCGCCAGCCGGACCAGCTCGACCTCGAGCTCATCGAGGCCAGCCCGGTCCAGGTGGGCGACGCGCTGACCGTGCGCTTCCGGATCCACAACCCGACCGATCAGGCCGTGGAGGACCTGCAGGTCACCACCCGACGCGGGGATGCGGTGGCCACCACCGCCGAGGCCCGCACGCAGCTAGCCCAAGGCTCCTTTCCGTATTTCGGCGCCAGCGCCAACCCCGGGACCCTGGGCCCCGGGGAGACCCGGGAGGTCAGCCTGACGATCCCCACCGGGCTGGAGGGCGAAGGCTCTTTGGCCATGACCGAAGCCGGTATCTACCCGTTGCTCTACACCCTGACCGGCACCCGCGACGGGGAACCGGTCAGCCTGTCGGAGGACCGCACCCTGCTGGATCTCGCGCCGAAGCCGGGGGAGGAGTCGCCAAGCGACGTGGCCGAAGACCCCGCGGCCGAAGACGCAGACGACTTCGAGCCCCACGACCTGTCCGTTATTTATCCGATTACTGACACGGTGGACATCGTGCCTGGGGATACCGGCGGGCAATCGCTGATTCTGGACTCCGATCACTTGGCGCAGTCCCTGTCGCCCGGGGGACGGCTGGATCGCCTGGTGGATAGCTACCTGTCCCACGACCTACAGGGCGCGGCCTGCGCGGCGCTGGACCCGGCGCTGCTCAGCGTGGTCGAGCGTATGGAAGACGGCTACACCGTCCATGATTCCCGGCCCTCGGTGGCGCACCAGACCAAGCGCCTGCGTGATTCGTGGTTTAACGATGACGCGGACTACCGCGGCGAGTCCGGGCAGGGCAGTAGGGCCGCCAGCCAGTGGCTGGCCAAGATCAAGCAGCTCGACTGCGTCATGGCCATGCCTTGGGCAGACGCGGATCCTTTGGCCGTGCGCAGCGTGGACAACGCCTGGCTCGACCACGAGGCCTTCGCGCACGGCGCCGAGATCATCGAGCGCTTGGCCGGCCACCCGCTGGCCAGCAACGCCCTGGTGGGCAGCAAGGGCTACGTCACCGAGGACCTCGGCCGGCCCGCCGTCGTGGCTGACAACAGCATCTGGGAAGGCCAGGCGCTTTCCTTCGACGCCTCCCTGGGTAGCCTGCTGGCCCAGACCGGCACGCGGCCGCAGACCACGGCCTATTCCAACCCGGAGCTGCGCTACGACTACCGGGTGGACTCCGTCCTCGCGCGGGACTTGAGCGCTGCCGCCGCCCTCCGGCTGGGCGCCCAGGAAGACGACACCCTGGCCGTGCTGCCCGCCACCCTGGAGCCGGCCACCGCCGACCAGGTGCTCGCCGCGGGCGAGGCCGTGCTGGGGGATCACACCGCCCAACCAAAGCCGGTTGCTGCGTTGCCGCTGGAAACCAGCGAGGCGGCGGAGCAGGGCCTGCCGGCCGGCAGCCCCTACGTAGACCCGGCTGCTTTCGATGCCACCCAGACCGGGCGCATCAAGCAGCAGGCGAAGTACGCCGACGAGCTGACCAAGATCATGGTCAACGATCCGCATATCGCGCTGACGCGCTACGGCTTTACCCAGCCGCTGCGCCACGACCTGCTCACGGCGCTTTCGGCCACCCGGCGAACCAGCCTGCCGACCACCCAGGAGTCGGAAGAAGCCTCCATCCGGCGCCTGGATGCCAACTCCAACACCCTGCAGGAGCTGCGCTCCTCGGTCACGCTGCTACCGCCTGGCAACGTCTACACGCGCGTCTCGGAGTCCTCGCCGCTGCTCATCGTGGCGGAAAACGGCCTGCCACTGCCGGTGGAGGCCACGCTGGAGTACCAGGGCCCGGATAACGCCCGCCTGAACACGCCGGAGCGGGTTCGGATCCCCGCCACCGGCTCTATTACGGTGAACATGACCGCTGATCTGCCCGAGCAGACCGACCGCATCCGTATGGAGCTGTGGCTGGCCACCCCGGAATCCGACATGATCTCGCAGCCGATAAGTATCGCCGTGCAGACCCGAGCCGGTATCCTCAGTGTCTATGGCATCGGCATCGCCGCTGCACTCGCAGTAGGTTTGGCCCTTCTTTTTAAGGTCGGGCGCAAGAAGAAATCAGAGACGTAAAAGAGCTTAAGTTTTTCTATGACCAACCAGCAGGGCCGCGAGGCTGAATCAGAATCCAGGCACGAAGGACCGAAACCCGCCGGTCTCCGCGAGCGGATCGTTTCGGCGTCGCCGCCGGCTCCCGTGCCCACCCGCCGCGAGCCGGTGAACGTGCCGGCCGCGGAGCCGGTGGAGGACAAGTCGGATCTGCGCGGCAAGAACGCCGAGCAATCCACCAGCGACCGCGACGTCGTGCGCGCGACCGGCACGATGGCCATCGCCACGCTGCTGTCGCGTATCACCGGCTTCCTCCGCCAGATGCTCATCGGCGCCACCCTGGGCGCCGCCGTCGGCACGGCGTTCAGCTCCGCCAACCAGATCCCGAACCTCGTCACCGAGATCGTCCTGGGCGCGGTGCTGACCTCGCTGGTGGTTCCGGTGCTGGTGCGCGCGGAGAAGGAGGATTCCGACCGCGGCGAGGTCTTCATCCGCCGGCTGTTCACACTGGCCTTTAGCCTGCTCGGCGTGGTCACGCTGCTCTCGGTGCTGTTTGCTCCGCTGCTGACGGAGTTGATGCTGCCCGAAGATTCCAAGGCGAACTCGATCCAGGCGATCTCCTTTGCCTACTTCCTGCTGCCGCAGATCTTCTTCTATGGGCTCTTCGCGCTGTCCCAGGCGGTCCTGAACACGAAGAATATCTTCGGCCCGGGCGCGTGGGCGCCGGTGGTCAACAACATCATCTCTATCTCGGTGCTGTTGATGTACCGCCTCCTGCCGGGCAGCCTGCACCCGGACGCGCCCAGCCCGGTGACCGACCCGCACGTCATCCTGCTGGGCTTGGGCACCACCACGGGTGTGGTGGTGCAGGCGCTGATCCTGCTGCCGTACCTGAAAAAGGCCGGCATCAACATGCGGCCGATGTGGGGCCTAGACGACCGCATCAAGCAATTCGGCAGCATGGCGGTGGCCATCATCGCCTACGTGGCCATCTCCCAGGCCGGCTACGTGGTCACCTCCCGGGTGGCCGCGCACGCCGATGCCGGCGCGCCGCTGGTCTACCAGAACGCCTGGCTGCTGCTGCAGGTGCCCTACGGCATCATCGGCGTCACGCTGCTGACCGCCATCATGCCCAGGCTGTCGCGCGACGCGGCCGACGGCGACGTCGACGGCGTGGTCCGGGACCTGACGCTGAGCTCCAAGCTGACCTTCATCGCGCTCATCCCGATCGTCATCTTCATGACGGCCTTCGGCACGCCGATCGCGCGCGCTCTTTTCCAGTACGGTTCCTACGGCGCCGACAGCGCCGAGCAGCTCGGCCTGACCATTAGTTTCTCCGCCTTCACACTGATCCCTTATGCTCTGGTGCTGCTGCACCTGCGCGTCTTCTACGCCCGCGAGGAAGCCTGGACCCCGACGTTTATCATCGCCGGCATTACCTTCACGAAGGTGGTGCTGACCCTGCTGGCGCCGCTGGTGGCCAGCACCCCGGAGCACGTGGTCATCCTGCTGGGTACCGCCAACGGCTTCGGCTTCATCTCCGGCGCGGTCATCGGCGCGTTCCTGCTCAAGCGCAAGCTGGGCTCCCTGGGCGGCAAGGAGCTCAGCCGCACGATCGTGTGGGCCACGATTTCCGGCGTGGCGGGAGTCGCCCTCACGATGGCCGCGAACTGGCTGGTGGGCCTGGTGCTGCCGGATCCCATGCCGTCCATCTTCTACCTGCTGCGCGTTATCGTCTTCGGGCTGCTCTTCGTCATCATCACCGGCCTGGTGCTGTCCCGCTCCGGCCTGCCCGAGGTCCAGAACCTGGGCCGGGCCTTGCACCGCATCCCAGGCATGGCACGCTTCATCAAGGTCGACAACTCCCAGGCCATCGAGGTCGAGGAGCCGGAGCTACAGGAGATCCAATCCGTGTTCACGCAGGACTCCTTCAACTCCTCGCCGGTCCCGCCGCCCATGTCGGCCGGCATTGTCCGCGGCCCCCGGCTGGTCCCGGGCGCGCCGGTCTCCGACGGCCGCTTCCGCCTGCTCAAGGACCACGGCTCCGTGGCCGGGGCCCGCTTCTGGCAGGCGCGCGAGCAGTCCACCGGCCGGACGGTGGCGCTGACCTTCGTGGACACCACCAACCAGGCGCCGTTCGCGCCGGCGAACCCGGGCCAGGCCGCGCGCCGCTCCGCCGCGGTGGCCCGCAACACCCGCAAGCTGGGCGAGCTCGGCCTGACCTCGGTGGCGCCGAATATCGAGGTGTTGTCCTACCGCTCCGGCTGCCTGGTGGTGGCCGACTGGGTCGCCGGCACCGAGCTGAAGACGGTCGCCGCCTCCGACGGGCTGGACCCGCACGCGGTCGCCCACGCGATGGGCTACATGGTCGAGGACGCCGCCACCGCCCACGAGGCCGGCGTACTCATGGGCCTGGATCACCGCGACCGCATCCGGATCTCCACCGACGGCGTGGCCGTGCTGGCCTTCCCGGCGGTGCTGAGCGACGCCGCGGAGTCCACCGACCGCGAGAGCCTGAGTTCCGCGCTCGACATGCTGGTCGAGTCGACCTCGCCCACGCCGAAGGTGCTGCGCGATATCACCGCCGATGCCGGGCTCTCCGGAGAGGAGGTCGCCGGCGAGGTGGAGCAAGCCTACCGCGAACTCGACGCCGCGGACGCGGACGACAAGGAAGACAAGCAGGAGGCGCTGGCCACCGCGCAGGGCAAGACCCTGGCCGGCATCGCCCGCCGCCTCTACGACTTCGCCCCGGACGATCCGGAAGGCGACGAGGCCCTGCCGGTCAGCCAGCTGCCGGACGATACCCCGGAGGAGGCCCCGGAACCGACCGCCGGCTTCGGCGGGCGCGGCTACTCCGGCTCCGGCGTACTGCTCATCGGCGTGCTGGCCACTATCTTCGTGGTGCTCATGGCGGCCCTGACCACCTGGGTAATGTCGATCTTGGGCAACAACACCGAGAACGCGCCCATCAACACCGAGGCCGTCAAGCAGGCCGAGCCGACCCTGCTTTCGGGCCCGCCGCTGCTCCTCGACGCCAAATCGGCCGACACCGTGCCGGCGAACAAGGACGCCAAAGAACTCATCGACGGCGACAAGTCCACGCGCTGGTCCACCGACAAGGCGGAGACCGGTGTGGTCTTAAGCCTTGAGGATCCGGTGCAGCTGCGCGACGTCATCATCGATCAGTCGGGTAGCTCCCAGGCAACGGTGGAAATCTACGCGGTGGATTCGGAGACCTTCGATCCCACGAACCCGCAACCGGAGGAGCTGCCGCAGCTGGCCAGCGAACCCCTGCAGGGCTCGCGCACCTCGCTGAATCTGAAGGAGAAGCCGGAGTTCTACGACGGCCTGCTCGTCTGGGTCAGCGAACTTCCGAAGAACAAGAAGGCCACCCTGGCCGATATCCGTGTCGCCGGAGTGCCGCAGTAGGCTATCTTCCGCTGCGGCCCCGGCGGATTCCCGCAGCTAGCGGTTAGTTTAGCCGTTAACTTCATTCTGGACCCGGCCCACACCACCATCGGCTTCGTCGCCCGCCACGCCATGGTGACCAAGGTCCGTGGCAAGTTCACCGAGTTCAAGATGGACGAGTCCGGCAACGGCTCCGTCACCGGCGGCGTGCTGGTCTCCGAGGAAATCAAGCTGGAGATGGAGGCCTCCGCTATCAAGCAGTAAGGCGCTCGCCTCCTTCCAGCAAGACCCAGACCCCGGGGTCGGCTCGCAGACTTTGCGACGCCGATTCCGGGGTTTCCGGCGCTTTCAGGCGCTACTGTGGTGGCTATGACTTCCCAGACTGCCTCCGTGCCCGAACCCGCCACCCTCACCCAGGAGGCGGCGCGCCACCGCAGCGAGAACCTGCGGGTACACTCCTACGATCTGCACCTGGATCTGAGTGCCGCGGCCACCCAGGCGACCTTCGGCGTGCACGTCGTCGTGGAGTTTTCCACCGCTGACCCGCACGTCTTCCTGGACTACCTGGGCGCCAGCGTCGATAGCGTCACCCTCGACGGCCAGCCGTGCCCGTTTGCCTTCGCCGACGGCTGGTTGACCGTCGACGACGTACCGGTCGGCCAGGCCGTGCGCCTCGAGGTCCATGGCCAGAGCCGCTATTCCCGAACGGGGCAGGGCCTGCACCGCATGGTCGACACGGCGGACGATGCCGTCTATATCTACTCCCACCTGGAGCCTTCGGACGCCCGCCGCATCTTCCCGTGCTTCGACCAGCCGGACCTGAAGGCCGCCTTCACCGTCCACATCACGGCCCCGGAGGCCTGGCAGATCCTGTCCAACCAGCCAGAGGTCAGCCGCACCGACTGCGGCGAGGACTGCGTGACCTGCACCTTCGCGCCGACGCCGCCGCTGTCGACGTACCTGACCGCCTTCGCGGCCGGGCCCTACCGCGTGGTCGAAGATAGCTGGACCCCGGAGCGCGAAGGCGCCCAGCCGATCCAGCTGCGCGCCTTCGCCCGCGCCTCCATGGCGGACTACCTCGACGCCGAGATCCTCGAGCTGACCCAGCAGGGCCTGGGGTTCTTCCACGCGCACTACGGATACCCGTACCCGTGGGGCAAGTACGACTCCATCTTCGTGCCGGAATACAACCTGGGCGCCATGGAAAACCCGGGCCTGGTCACCTTCACGGAGAAGTACCTCTTCCGCTCGCAGGCCACTCGCGCCCAGCACGCCGGGCGCGCGAACACCATCCTCCACGAGATGTCGCACATGTGGTTCGGCGACCTGGTGACCCCGCGCTGGTGGGACGATCTGTGGCTGAAGGAGTCCTTCGCCGAGTTCATGGGCGCGGATTCCTCGGTGGAGGCCACGGCCTACACGGAGGCCTGGGCGAATTTCGCCGGCAGCCGCAAGAACTGGGCCTGCCAGCAGGACCAGCTGCGCACCACGCACCCCATCAAGGCGGAGATCCCGGACGCGGACGCCGCCCGCCAGAACTTCGACGGCATCACCTACGCCAAGGGCGCCGCGGTCTTGAAGCAGCTGGTCCACTACGTCGGCCGCGAGGCCTTCTACGCCGGCGCGCGGGACTACTTCGCCGCCCACGCCTTCGCCGCCGCCACCTTCGACGACTTCCTGAACGCCCTGGCCGGGCACACCGACCGCGACCTGCCGGAGTGGGCGCGGCACTGGCTGCGCACCACCGGCATCGACAGCCTGCGCCCCAAGGTCACCGGCACCGCGGCTATCGAGCACCTCTACGTTTTAAGCGCGGACCCGGAATCCACCCGCCCGCACCGCCTGGACGTGACGCTGCTGGACGAGCACTTGCGCAAGCAGGCCACCTTCGACGTCGATATCGCCGCGGGCGCTGGAGTCACAGAGATCCCCGCGGCCGCCGGGCTGGACCTGCCCGCGCTGGTGGTGGTCAACGACTCAGACCACGCCTACGCCAAGGTGGGCTTCGACGCCCGCTCCCTGAAGACCATCCGCACCCGCCTGTCCGAGATCGACAGCGATCTGACCCGGGCGGTGATCTGGACCGGGATGTGGAACATGACCCGCGACGGCGCCTGGCCAGTCAGCCATTACGTGGAGACGGTCACCCGGCATGCCGCCGCGGAGACCAACGCGACCCTGCTGGCCACCGCGCTGAACAACGCGCACTACGCGATCAACTGCTTTCTGCCGGAGGCCGAGCAGGACCCGGCCCGCACCGACTTCGCGGACCGGCTCTGGGACCTCGTCCACCGGGCCGCGCCCGGCTCCGACGAGCAGCTCATCCTGACCCGCAGCACGATTGCCGCCCTGGCCGCCGCGCCCGGCGACGCCCCCATCGCGCGCCTGAAGGAGCTGTTGAACGGACAGCTTGCCGGACTGCGCCTCGATCCGGATGTGCGCTGGTCCCTGGTCAAGGCCCTGCGCGCCCGCGGCGCCTTCAGCGCCGAGGATCTGGCGGCGGAGCAGGCTAACGATGCCACGCTGACCGGCGCCGCAGCCGCCCTCGGCGCGCGCCATTCCACCCCGGACGCCGCCACCAAGCGCGAAGTCTTCGACCTGGTGACCACCCCGGAGAAGTTCTCCAACGCCCAGGTCGACTCCCTGTTGGCCGCCTTCAACGCCCCGCGCTCGAAGGCCCTGCGCGAGCCCTTCGCCCAGGCCTATTTCGATAAGCTCTCGCACCTCTGGGAAGCCCACCCCATCGAGATCGCCAACCGGCTCGTCCGCGGCCTCTACCCGTACCTGCCGGGCAGTGACGCGGCCACCACGGCCTTCCTCGAGAGCAGCCAGCCCCCGCGCGCGCTGGCCCGCGTGCTGACCGAATGCCAGGACGAGCTGCGCCGCCGGCAGGCGGTGCAGGCCTCGCCGGCCCAGCGCTAGGAGCACCTCCCTGAGAAAACTTCGTCTCCCCGAGTGGCGCAGATCCCAAAAATAAGGTGGAATAGGAGTCACCATCACTTTTTAAAGCTCGGGGGTGTTTCAAGCGATGGGCTCGGGGGAGACTCTATCCAGCCATAAAACTGACCACGAAAAACACGCAGACAAGACAAGCAGCGCAAACAGCACTGCCACCACGGGGCGCGACAAGACCGATCAGGAGCTCGTCGACGCGTATATCGGGGGAGACGGCAAGGCCTTTTCCGCCATCGTGGAGCGCCACCGCTCGCGCCTGACCACCGTGGCGCGGCGGTACACGCACAACGACACGGACGCCCAAGACATCGTGCAGGAGGCGCTGCTGCGCGCCAGCCGGAAGCTGCACACCTACCGGCGGGAGGCCCGCCTGGGTACCTGGCTGCACCGGCTGGTGATGAACTCCGGCTACGACTTCCTCAATCACCGCTCCAACCGGGAGAATTATTCACTGGACGCTGGGGTAGTGGAGGGGGACTACAACCACTTGCTGGCCTGCACCGACGACCGGGACGTGGACCTCCGGTTGACGCTCAGCGCCGCCCTGCGCCTGCTGCGCCCGGATCAGCGGGTGGCGCTGTGGCTGATCGACGTCGCCGGCTTCGACGTGGCCGAGGTCGCTCGCCACCAGGGCGTAGCGCCTGGGACCATCAAGTCCCGACGCGCCCGGGCCAAAGGTGTGCTCAAGGAAGCCATCTCTTTTTCGTCGTGAGAAACCGACGAATGGTTAAGGTTGTGTATCAACTTCCCGCAGGCCCGTGCTGTCGATGCGGGAGTTTTCCCTAGACCGAGTAGAATCTGGGGCGTTAAGCGACTCGATTTGAATCAAGGGGAGTTACACACACATGACCGTTCACAATGTCGCCATCGTTGGATCCGGCCCGGCCGGCTACACCGCGGCGCTGTATGCGGCCCGCGCGGAGTTAAACCCCATCGTCTTCGAAGGTTTCGAATACGGCGGCGAGCTGATGAACACCACCGAGGTAGAAAACTACCCCGGCTTCCAGAAGGGCATCATGGGCCCGGACCTCATGGAGGAAATGCGCGCTCAGGCCACCCGCTTCGGCGCTGACCTGCGCATGGAGGTCGTCGACTCCGTGGAGCTCGACGGCGAGATTAAGAAGCTGCACGTCGGCGACGAGATCTTCGAGGCCCGCACCGTCATCCTGGCGACCGGCGCCGCCCCGCGCCACTTGAGCGTGCCCGGTGAGCAGGAGCTGACCGGCCGCGGCGTGTCCACCTGCGCGACCTGCGACGGTTTCTTCTTCAAGGGCCACAACATCGCGGTCATCGGCGGCGGCGACTCCGCCATGGAGGAGGCGACCTTCCTGACCAAGTTCGCGGAGACCGTGACCATCGTGCACCGTTCCGAGAACTTCCGCGCCTCCAAGATCATGCTGGAGCGCGCGCAGCAGAACCCGCAGATTAAGTGGGAGCTCAACCAGACCGTCGAGCGCGTTCTCGAAGAAGACGGCAAGGTCAGCGGCCTCGAGCTGCGCGACGCGGTGACGGGGGAGACCAAGAACCTCGACGTCACCGCCATGTTCGTGGCCATCGGCCACGACCCGCGCTCGGCCTTCCTCGAGGGCCAGGTCGACCTCAACGAAGCCGGCTACGTCACCGTGACCCACCCAGGCACCCAGACCAACCTGCCGGGCGTCTTCGCCTGCGGCGACTTGGTCGATGACCACTACCGGCAAGCCATCACCGCCGCCGGCTCCGGTTGCCGCGCGGCGATCGATGCGGAACATTTCCTCGCGGAGAATCGTTAAATTATTATGAGCAATGTCAAAGAAGTGACCACTGATAACTTCCGTTCCGAGGTTATCGAGGCCGGTAAGCCGGTCGTCGTCGATTTCTGGGCGGACTGGTGCGGTCCCTGCAAGAAGCTCTCCCCGCTGTTGGACGAGATCGCAGAAGAACTGGGCGACAAGGTCGGCGTCGTGAAGGTCAACGTCGAGGAGCAGCGCAACCTGGCGGCCATGTTCCAGATCATGTCCCTGCCGTCGGTGCTGATCTTTAACAACGGCGAGAAGGTCGAGGAATTTGCTGGTCTGCGCAGCAAGGAAGACATTCTGTCCAAGATCAACAACCACCTTTAACCGTGGTTCAGGGATGCTTGAAGGATGAAGGAATGAATGTGAATCGCGTTTTAAGTGTGGGCGACACCAGCGTGCGCGTCGCTGAGGCACGCGCGAACCTGGCTCGTCTCGGCCAGCTGACTCAGTACTCCGGCGAGGTAAGCGCCTGGAAGAAGCAGAGCTACTCGGAGCAAGACAAGTACTTTGATGCTGAGTTGGCGGAAGCGATCAAGGCTTTCCAGCAGTCGCGAGGGATCATCCCCTCCGGTCGCATTGATGACATGACGCTGCGGGAGATGCGCCTGGCGTCCTATTCCCTCGGCACCCGTGTCCTGCAGTTCCAGCAGAGCAGTGAGCTGGTCGGAGACGACGTCTCGCAGCTCCAATCCCAGCTGGAAGAGCTTGGCTTTTACCACAACCGCGTGGACGGGCACTTCGGCCAGTACACCCACGACGCGCTGGCTGATTACCAGCTCAACAGCGGCCTACAGGCCGACGGCGTGTGCGGACCGGTCACCCTCCGGGCACTGAGCCTGCTGGGCCGCCGGATCACCGGCGGCTCGGCGCACAACATCCAGGAGCGCGAGCGCGTGCGCAACGCGGGCCCGAAGCTGAGCGGCAAGCGCGTGGTGATCGATCCGGGCCTCGGCGGCTCCCGCAAGGGCCGGACCGTGACCGGACGCTACGGCGACATCACCGAGGAGGAGCTTATCTGGGATCTCGCCCAGCGCGTCGAGGGCCGCATGATTGCCGCCGGGATGGAGACCATCCTCTCCCGCCCGCGGATGCACGATCCGTCGATCAAGGAACGCTCCGAGATGGCCAACGCCTTCGACGCGGACTTGGTCATCTCTCTGGCTTGTGACTCCTACGCCAATGAGAAGGCCAACGGCGTGGCAACGTTCTACTTCGGCTCTGAGTCCGGCAACTCCTCGCTCATCGGGGAGACCCTTTCCGGTTTCATCCAGCGCGAAATCGTGGCGCGCACGAACCTGACCAACTGCCGCAACCACGGCCGCACCTGGGAGCTGCT from Corynebacterium confusum includes these protein-coding regions:
- a CDS encoding NUDIX hydrolase; this translates as MTNHNEASPKASNTNAAPGGEPAAATAGGSGSGSSRRGGRGRSRRRGGAKSRRGGRANNARKGGNNTRTHAKSRGGRGGNNSRRQAAASHMTTRDETSAGGLVVSGLAEAVHDGGEVDLTRIYVALIGRLDRRGRLLWSMPKGHVEPGEPRHTTAEREVWEETGVRGEVFADLGTIDYWFVSDGVRIHKTVHHHLLRFADGILNDEDPEVTEVAWIPVSELIEHLAYADERKLARIAHDILPDMARQEAAAGKATPR
- a CDS encoding RNA polymerase sigma factor, with amino-acid sequence MFQAMGSGETLSSHKTDHEKHADKTSSANSTATTGRDKTDQELVDAYIGGDGKAFSAIVERHRSRLTTVARRYTHNDTDAQDIVQEALLRASRKLHTYRREARLGTWLHRLVMNSGYDFLNHRSNRENYSLDAGVVEGDYNHLLACTDDRDVDLRLTLSAALRLLRPDQRVALWLIDVAGFDVAEVARHQGVAPGTIKSRRARAKGVLKEAISFSS
- the trxB gene encoding thioredoxin-disulfide reductase, whose protein sequence is MTVHNVAIVGSGPAGYTAALYAARAELNPIVFEGFEYGGELMNTTEVENYPGFQKGIMGPDLMEEMRAQATRFGADLRMEVVDSVELDGEIKKLHVGDEIFEARTVILATGAAPRHLSVPGEQELTGRGVSTCATCDGFFFKGHNIAVIGGGDSAMEEATFLTKFAETVTIVHRSENFRASKIMLERAQQNPQIKWELNQTVERVLEEDGKVSGLELRDAVTGETKNLDVTAMFVAIGHDPRSAFLEGQVDLNEAGYVTVTHPGTQTNLPGVFACGDLVDDHYRQAITAAGSGCRAAIDAEHFLAENR
- the trxA gene encoding thioredoxin, producing MSNVKEVTTDNFRSEVIEAGKPVVVDFWADWCGPCKKLSPLLDEIAEELGDKVGVVKVNVEEQRNLAAMFQIMSLPSVLIFNNGEKVEEFAGLRSKEDILSKINNHL
- the pepN gene encoding aminopeptidase N, whose translation is MTSQTASVPEPATLTQEAARHRSENLRVHSYDLHLDLSAAATQATFGVHVVVEFSTADPHVFLDYLGASVDSVTLDGQPCPFAFADGWLTVDDVPVGQAVRLEVHGQSRYSRTGQGLHRMVDTADDAVYIYSHLEPSDARRIFPCFDQPDLKAAFTVHITAPEAWQILSNQPEVSRTDCGEDCVTCTFAPTPPLSTYLTAFAAGPYRVVEDSWTPEREGAQPIQLRAFARASMADYLDAEILELTQQGLGFFHAHYGYPYPWGKYDSIFVPEYNLGAMENPGLVTFTEKYLFRSQATRAQHAGRANTILHEMSHMWFGDLVTPRWWDDLWLKESFAEFMGADSSVEATAYTEAWANFAGSRKNWACQQDQLRTTHPIKAEIPDADAARQNFDGITYAKGAAVLKQLVHYVGREAFYAGARDYFAAHAFAAATFDDFLNALAGHTDRDLPEWARHWLRTTGIDSLRPKVTGTAAIEHLYVLSADPESTRPHRLDVTLLDEHLRKQATFDVDIAAGAGVTEIPAAAGLDLPALVVVNDSDHAYAKVGFDARSLKTIRTRLSEIDSDLTRAVIWTGMWNMTRDGAWPVSHYVETVTRHAAAETNATLLATALNNAHYAINCFLPEAEQDPARTDFADRLWDLVHRAAPGSDEQLILTRSTIAALAAAPGDAPIARLKELLNGQLAGLRLDPDVRWSLVKALRARGAFSAEDLAAEQANDATLTGAAAALGARHSTPDAATKREVFDLVTTPEKFSNAQVDSLLAAFNAPRSKALREPFAQAYFDKLSHLWEAHPIEIANRLVRGLYPYLPGSDAATTAFLESSQPPRALARVLTECQDELRRRQAVQASPAQR
- a CDS encoding N-acetylmuramoyl-L-alanine amidase, with the protein product MNRVLSVGDTSVRVAEARANLARLGQLTQYSGEVSAWKKQSYSEQDKYFDAELAEAIKAFQQSRGIIPSGRIDDMTLREMRLASYSLGTRVLQFQQSSELVGDDVSQLQSQLEELGFYHNRVDGHFGQYTHDALADYQLNSGLQADGVCGPVTLRALSLLGRRITGGSAHNIQERERVRNAGPKLSGKRVVIDPGLGGSRKGRTVTGRYGDITEEELIWDLAQRVEGRMIAAGMETILSRPRMHDPSIKERSEMANAFDADLVISLACDSYANEKANGVATFYFGSESGNSSLIGETLSGFIQREIVARTNLTNCRNHGRTWELLRFTQMPVVQVVLGYLTNPHDTEILTDPAKRDDIAEAIVVAVKRLYLMDEDNLATGTYKFAELLEAEQS
- the murJ gene encoding murein biosynthesis integral membrane protein MurJ; translated protein: MTNQQGREAESESRHEGPKPAGLRERIVSASPPAPVPTRREPVNVPAAEPVEDKSDLRGKNAEQSTSDRDVVRATGTMAIATLLSRITGFLRQMLIGATLGAAVGTAFSSANQIPNLVTEIVLGAVLTSLVVPVLVRAEKEDSDRGEVFIRRLFTLAFSLLGVVTLLSVLFAPLLTELMLPEDSKANSIQAISFAYFLLPQIFFYGLFALSQAVLNTKNIFGPGAWAPVVNNIISISVLLMYRLLPGSLHPDAPSPVTDPHVILLGLGTTTGVVVQALILLPYLKKAGINMRPMWGLDDRIKQFGSMAVAIIAYVAISQAGYVVTSRVAAHADAGAPLVYQNAWLLLQVPYGIIGVTLLTAIMPRLSRDAADGDVDGVVRDLTLSSKLTFIALIPIVIFMTAFGTPIARALFQYGSYGADSAEQLGLTISFSAFTLIPYALVLLHLRVFYAREEAWTPTFIIAGITFTKVVLTLLAPLVASTPEHVVILLGTANGFGFISGAVIGAFLLKRKLGSLGGKELSRTIVWATISGVAGVALTMAANWLVGLVLPDPMPSIFYLLRVIVFGLLFVIITGLVLSRSGLPEVQNLGRALHRIPGMARFIKVDNSQAIEVEEPELQEIQSVFTQDSFNSSPVPPPMSAGIVRGPRLVPGAPVSDGRFRLLKDHGSVAGARFWQAREQSTGRTVALTFVDTTNQAPFAPANPGQAARRSAAVARNTRKLGELGLTSVAPNIEVLSYRSGCLVVADWVAGTELKTVAASDGLDPHAVAHAMGYMVEDAATAHEAGVLMGLDHRDRIRISTDGVAVLAFPAVLSDAAESTDRESLSSALDMLVESTSPTPKVLRDITADAGLSGEEVAGEVEQAYRELDAADADDKEDKQEALATAQGKTLAGIARRLYDFAPDDPEGDEALPVSQLPDDTPEEAPEPTAGFGGRGYSGSGVLLIGVLATIFVVLMAALTTWVMSILGNNTENAPINTEAVKQAEPTLLSGPPLLLDAKSADTVPANKDAKELIDGDKSTRWSTDKAETGVVLSLEDPVQLRDVIIDQSGSSQATVEIYAVDSETFDPTNPQPEELPQLASEPLQGSRTSLNLKEKPEFYDGLLVWVSELPKNKKATLADIRVAGVPQ